A window of Alkalilimnicola sp. S0819 contains these coding sequences:
- a CDS encoding pseudoazurin, whose amino-acid sequence MKLRLIPLSVALCLGLASAAQAADHEVRMLDSGADGSMVFEPGYLKVAPGDTVRFVPAGMAHNSASAFVPDGAEAWKGPMDKPFSVTLDAEGVYLYQCDPHLPLGMVGVIQVGDAVNAEDAAAAAEALKANIAMGKERLDKYLGQVD is encoded by the coding sequence ATGAAACTGCGACTTATCCCCCTCAGCGTTGCCCTTTGCCTGGGGCTCGCCAGCGCCGCGCAGGCGGCCGACCATGAGGTGCGCATGCTGGACAGCGGCGCCGACGGCAGCATGGTCTTCGAACCCGGGTACCTGAAAGTCGCCCCCGGCGACACCGTGCGCTTCGTACCGGCGGGCATGGCCCATAACAGCGCCAGCGCCTTCGTCCCCGACGGGGCCGAAGCCTGGAAAGGCCCCATGGACAAACCCTTCAGCGTGACCCTGGATGCCGAAGGGGTGTATCTGTATCAATGCGATCCGCACCTGCCGCTGGGCATGGTAGGCGTGATCCAGGTGGGCGACGCCGTGAACGCCGAAGACGCGGCGGCGGCGGCCGAGGCGCTCAAGGCGAACATTGCCATGGGCAAGGAACGGCTGGACAAATACCTGGGGCAGGTGGACTGA
- a CDS encoding HPP family protein, which translates to MSSGGETQRWRLVRGVLRRMHLERVSERFDPTLVLAAFNFVNGGVSIGLIAAVALWTGESFIFPSLGATAFILFYMPLAAPASPRNVLLGHLIGALAGWASLALFGLLDAAPAVMAGMDWPRVGATALSLAVTTSLMALLRVAHPPAGATTLIVSLGLMPQLSQIPVLMAAVLLLLAQALVLNRLAGLPYPWWARQAGPGAQLDIASGGAPAR; encoded by the coding sequence GTGAGTAGCGGCGGTGAGACGCAGCGTTGGCGGTTGGTGCGGGGGGTGCTGCGGCGCATGCACCTGGAGCGGGTCAGCGAGCGCTTCGACCCGACCCTGGTGCTGGCGGCTTTCAACTTCGTCAACGGCGGGGTGAGCATCGGGCTGATCGCCGCGGTGGCCCTGTGGACCGGCGAGTCCTTCATCTTCCCTTCCCTGGGGGCCACGGCCTTTATCCTCTTCTATATGCCCCTGGCCGCGCCTGCCTCGCCGCGCAATGTGTTGTTGGGACATCTGATCGGGGCACTGGCCGGCTGGGCAAGCCTCGCCCTGTTCGGTTTGCTGGACGCCGCCCCCGCGGTGATGGCCGGCATGGACTGGCCCCGGGTAGGGGCTACCGCGCTTTCCCTGGCGGTGACCACCAGTCTGATGGCCCTGCTGCGGGTGGCGCATCCGCCCGCCGGCGCCACCACGCTCATCGTGTCGCTGGGGCTCATGCCGCAGCTCTCGCAAATTCCCGTGCTGATGGCGGCGGTGCTCCTGCTGCTGGCCCAGGCGCTGGTGTTGAACCGTCTGGCCGGCTTGCCCTACCCCTGGTGGGCGCGACAGGCCGGGCCCGGTGCGCAGCTGGATATCGCCAGTGGCGGTGCGCCGGCCCGCTGA
- a CDS encoding diguanylate cyclase domain-containing protein codes for MTLTRQFRITPLFFGAVLVVVALQLGILYANERVALRLQEDLVAINVAGRQRMLVEGIGRDLLMLRRPELVPERRDAVLAALERKRGLFAATLQAFAQGGETEGLYGRPHRLAALRAPANRAALQQLRTYWSGYEPLLSAVLAARGAPSALAEAQAYSLGEGGVRLLQAADRLTQAVEAHSRGQARTLRLWQSSAAFLALLGFLLLVYWFWRQWRGAARGEQRLRRLLDRVGTGVLLVDPGGRIEYANALAATLFAGSREQLLGRLYSELVREAIPGPERAEAHRGRRLDGTRFEARVRLDDLLLDGRRVRVATVVDVTRQRALESQLRHLAHHDALTGLPNRRAFETRLGEALSAAERHGQELALLFVDLDGFKPVNDRYGHGAGDQLLVDIAKRLRESLRTEDVVARVGGDEFAVLLVPPERDAAEAAARSVAGKLIAALRRPFQAGDAAVCIGASVGIALYPQHGTDLPTLLAAADTAMYAAKARGGGVFRVVGEAE; via the coding sequence ATGACCTTGACGCGCCAATTTCGCATCACACCGCTGTTTTTCGGCGCGGTGCTGGTCGTGGTGGCCCTGCAATTGGGCATTCTCTATGCCAACGAGCGAGTCGCCCTGCGTCTTCAGGAGGATCTGGTGGCCATTAACGTGGCCGGGCGCCAGCGCATGCTGGTCGAGGGCATTGGCCGCGACCTGTTGATGTTGCGCCGTCCTGAGCTTGTCCCGGAGCGGCGCGACGCGGTGCTGGCCGCGCTGGAGCGCAAGCGCGGTCTGTTCGCGGCTACCTTGCAGGCTTTCGCCCAGGGGGGGGAGACCGAGGGGCTGTACGGCCGGCCGCATCGTCTGGCCGCGCTGCGGGCGCCGGCGAACCGCGCGGCGCTACAACAGCTGCGGACCTATTGGTCAGGCTATGAGCCGTTGCTGAGCGCCGTGCTGGCGGCGCGGGGCGCGCCGTCGGCCTTGGCCGAAGCGCAGGCCTACAGCCTGGGTGAGGGCGGTGTACGACTGTTGCAGGCCGCCGATCGGCTGACCCAGGCCGTAGAGGCCCATAGCCGCGGCCAGGCGCGGACCCTGCGGCTGTGGCAAAGCAGCGCGGCGTTTCTGGCCCTGCTGGGTTTTTTGTTGCTGGTGTACTGGTTCTGGCGGCAGTGGCGGGGCGCGGCCCGCGGCGAGCAGCGGCTGCGCCGTCTGCTGGACCGGGTGGGGACGGGCGTATTGCTGGTCGATCCGGGCGGACGGATCGAGTACGCCAATGCGCTCGCCGCCACCCTGTTCGCCGGCAGTCGCGAGCAATTGTTGGGGCGGCTCTATTCGGAGCTGGTTCGCGAGGCGATTCCGGGGCCCGAGCGTGCGGAGGCGCATCGTGGCCGGCGTCTCGATGGTACCCGTTTCGAGGCGCGGGTGAGGCTGGACGATTTGCTGCTGGACGGGCGCCGGGTGCGCGTGGCCACCGTGGTGGATGTGACGCGCCAACGGGCGCTGGAGTCGCAGCTGCGGCACCTGGCTCATCACGATGCCCTGACGGGCCTGCCCAACCGGCGCGCGTTCGAAACCCGCTTGGGCGAAGCGCTGTCCGCTGCCGAGCGCCACGGGCAGGAGTTGGCTCTGTTGTTCGTGGATCTGGACGGGTTCAAGCCGGTGAACGACCGTTACGGTCACGGCGCGGGGGATCAATTGCTGGTGGATATCGCCAAGCGCCTGCGCGAGAGCCTGCGCACCGAGGATGTGGTGGCGCGGGTGGGCGGGGATGAATTCGCCGTGCTGCTGGTGCCGCCGGAGCGAGACGCGGCCGAGGCCGCGGCGCGTTCCGTGGCCGGGAAGCTGATCGCCGCCCTACGGCGGCCGTTTCAGGCCGGTGACGCGGCGGTATGCATCGGTGCGAGCGTGGGCATCGCCCTGTACCCGCAGCATGGTACGGACCTGCCGACGCTCCTGGCCGCCGCCGATACGGCGATGTATGCGGCCAAGGCGCGCGGCGGCGGGGTGTTCCGGGTGGTCGGCGAGGCGGAATAG
- the gloA gene encoding lactoylglutathione lyase gives MSFNTEQQPGVSAQVAPETHGFTLNHTMLRVKDPQRSLDFYSRVFGMRLLRKLDFPEMRFSLYFLAHLAEGEQPPEDAGERTAWTFSQRGVLELTHNWGSEDDPERRYHDGNAEPQGFGHICFAVPELDAAIAWLDSQAVDYVKRPEQGKMRDVAFIRDPDGYWIEIIEPARLKAMGAD, from the coding sequence ATGAGCTTCAACACCGAACAGCAACCCGGGGTCAGCGCACAGGTCGCCCCCGAAACCCACGGCTTCACCCTCAACCACACCATGCTCCGGGTGAAGGACCCGCAACGCTCGCTGGACTTCTACAGCCGAGTGTTCGGCATGCGCCTGCTCCGCAAGCTCGACTTCCCCGAGATGCGCTTCTCGCTGTACTTCCTCGCTCACCTGGCCGAGGGCGAGCAGCCGCCGGAGGACGCGGGCGAGCGCACCGCCTGGACCTTCAGCCAACGCGGCGTGCTGGAGCTTACCCACAACTGGGGCAGCGAGGACGACCCCGAGCGGCGCTACCACGATGGCAACGCCGAGCCCCAGGGCTTTGGCCACATCTGCTTCGCGGTACCGGAGCTTGACGCTGCCATCGCCTGGTTGGATAGCCAGGCGGTGGATTACGTCAAGCGCCCGGAACAGGGCAAGATGCGCGACGTGGCCTTCATCCGCGACCCCGACGGCTACTGGATCGAAATCATCGAGCCCGCGCGGCTCAAAGCCATGGGCGCCGACTGA
- a CDS encoding alpha-ketoglutarate-dependent dioxygenase AlkB — protein sequence MHQHSLLNGPQALAKDLWLLPGLADSAMVLPRIRQIAAQRPFRRMPTRSGHLTAAAMSHCGAYGWTLGEQGYAYHRHRGDEQPPVPAIPPDWLALAAEAAARAGYADYRPDVCLINRYGAGDGMGRHRDDSEADLRQPIVSVSLGLPARFAWWGVEGRGRGREILLQDGDVLVWGGSARLGYHGVRPVAAGRHPLSGPHRYNLTFRVAGPPQA from the coding sequence ATGCATCAACACAGCCTATTGAACGGCCCTCAGGCGCTGGCGAAGGATCTCTGGCTGCTGCCGGGGCTGGCCGACAGCGCCATGGTGCTGCCGCGCATCCGGCAAATCGCCGCGCAACGCCCCTTTCGCCGCATGCCCACCCGCAGCGGCCATTTGACCGCGGCCGCCATGTCCCACTGTGGCGCGTACGGCTGGACCCTCGGCGAACAGGGCTATGCCTACCACCGCCACCGGGGCGACGAGCAACCACCGGTGCCCGCCATTCCCCCGGACTGGCTTGCCCTGGCCGCCGAGGCGGCCGCCCGGGCCGGCTACGCCGACTACCGCCCCGATGTGTGCCTGATCAACCGCTACGGCGCCGGGGACGGCATGGGCCGGCACCGGGACGACAGCGAGGCAGACCTGCGCCAGCCCATCGTCTCGGTCTCCCTTGGCCTGCCGGCACGCTTTGCCTGGTGGGGCGTGGAAGGGCGCGGCCGGGGCCGTGAGATACTGCTGCAGGACGGCGATGTGCTGGTCTGGGGCGGGTCCGCCCGGCTAGGCTACCATGGGGTGCGCCCGGTGGCCGCGGGCCGCCACCCACTGAGCGGTCCGCACCGCTACAACCTGACTTTCCGCGTGGCCGGCCCGCCACAGGCGTAG